A DNA window from Porphyromonadaceae bacterium W3.11 contains the following coding sequences:
- a CDS encoding SusF/SusE family outer membrane protein, with protein sequence MKKIQYILTLAILSILAFGCKEGNDNWVIVEDVQPGVYVSGDATIYSGEAPASQLKSLDGALDPKETPVPNEIVYIDTWLKGGANFQVTIATDADNVVKYGQGEELSSSEVVKVYALAKDASFHVAEDGFYRVVVNTALKQAHVIHLEWNVIGAATAGGWDGETAFGKTTFDQTTYTVVHQGKTLLSVGDFKFRYGGNWGYEVALDESSKIKFHTNLGLSEAGSLDHKGSFMDGKFGGENVTAQYAGEYEVTITYNLRSRVYQVSAKLLGEPTPPPAVTLPESLFMIGSVNEWTWDKAFEMTPVHGNGENGISRYWRVQYFKTDDQIKFNYLRAWDGHEFGYATVSEESKDYAGVVDSEGNIKIEKAGWYLVLGTIKVSADGTALENTIELLAPNIYLVGNISNGVWSTPNDGLFTIPKTADGEFISPAFTADGDLRIALAIEGVDWWKAEFIVRDGKIEYRGTGGDQEPRVNVTAGQKAYLKFSDNTGSIK encoded by the coding sequence ATGAAAAAGATTCAATATATATTGACCCTAGCCATACTTTCCATACTTGCTTTTGGCTGTAAGGAAGGGAATGATAATTGGGTCATTGTAGAGGATGTGCAGCCTGGAGTGTATGTCTCAGGCGATGCTACTATATACTCTGGAGAGGCACCAGCTTCGCAGCTTAAGTCGCTTGACGGTGCACTAGACCCTAAGGAAACCCCTGTTCCTAATGAGATTGTGTACATAGATACATGGCTTAAGGGAGGTGCCAATTTCCAAGTCACTATTGCTACTGATGCAGATAATGTAGTGAAGTATGGTCAGGGTGAGGAGCTCTCATCTTCAGAGGTTGTTAAGGTGTATGCCCTAGCTAAGGATGCGTCCTTCCATGTAGCGGAGGATGGATTTTATAGAGTGGTCGTCAATACAGCTCTTAAGCAAGCTCATGTCATTCATCTTGAATGGAATGTGATCGGTGCTGCTACTGCTGGAGGATGGGATGGCGAGACTGCTTTTGGCAAGACCACATTTGACCAAACCACTTACACCGTAGTTCATCAAGGGAAGACCCTTCTCAGTGTGGGGGACTTTAAGTTCCGATATGGTGGTAACTGGGGTTACGAAGTAGCCTTGGATGAGTCTTCCAAAATCAAGTTTCATACTAACCTAGGCCTATCCGAAGCTGGTTCTCTTGATCACAAGGGGAGCTTTATGGATGGCAAATTTGGTGGTGAGAATGTCACCGCTCAATATGCAGGAGAGTATGAAGTGACCATTACATATAATCTTCGCTCGAGGGTTTATCAGGTGAGTGCTAAATTGCTAGGTGAGCCAACCCCTCCACCAGCTGTTACCTTGCCAGAATCGCTCTTTATGATAGGTAGTGTAAATGAGTGGACTTGGGATAAAGCATTTGAGATGACTCCAGTTCATGGTAATGGAGAGAATGGTATCTCTAGATATTGGAGAGTGCAGTACTTCAAGACTGATGATCAAATCAAGTTTAACTACCTAAGAGCATGGGATGGTCATGAATTTGGTTATGCTACTGTTTCAGAAGAGTCGAAAGACTATGCTGGTGTGGTGGATAGTGAAGGCAATATTAAGATAGAGAAGGCTGGATGGTATCTGGTTTTGGGTACTATTAAAGTATCCGCCGATGGTACTGCTCTAGAAAATACTATTGAGCTGCTTGCACCAAACATTTACCTCGTAGGTAACATTTCAAATGGTGTATGGAGTACACCTAACGATGGACTCTTTACTATTCCAAAGACAGCTGACGGTGAATTTATCTCACCTGCGTTTACAGCGGATGGAGATCTCAGAATCGCTCTTGCTATCGAAGGTGTTGATTGGTGGAAAGCCGAATTCATTGTCCGTGACGGCAAGATAGAGTATCGTGGTACTGGTGGCGATCAAGAGCCTAGAGTCAACGTAACTGCTGGACAGAAAGCATACTTGAAGTTTAGTGATAATACAGGTAGTATCAAATAA
- a CDS encoding RagB/SusD family nutrient uptake outer membrane protein, which yields MKKYILFIAGVVLAGGFLSSCSLNEDPKDQIPEGDAYQSPTLIYLNTVASLYTEVGGTGGGQGLGGTDRGIYDLNTYTSDEMMLPTRGGDWDDGGLWRDLFQHKWSIDNDVIKGSWDYLYRVIGKTNMSIDKLNSLIEGDPENKDLPIYLAELRTYRAMYYSYLLDLFGNVPLVIKGSQEIKDVKQSSRSVLFDFVVKELQESVPLLSDANSTNTGRYYGRMTKPVAYYLLAKLALNTQVYADDNWADGKADGDYSFSIEGQTMNPWEATIYYADKITELGYVLEDDFKANFAVNNEQSRENIFVIPMDPTTFSARMMYSIRSWHYEHAKAYGLDGWNGASATKEAINIFRKGKEDPRMMMTWYTGKVFDANGNPVMNGDEQLEYFPDDIALILSGTPHEKTAGARWAKYQIDPTAQSGGQLIRNDYVLFRYADILLMKAEALVRNGGVGDTELNMVRARVGAPNRVATLQNILDERMLELAGEGVRRTDLIRFGQYTKAISDRPASEATRTVFPIPAEVINLNPDNLTQNPGY from the coding sequence ATGAAGAAATATATATTGTTTATAGCTGGGGTCGTTCTGGCTGGTGGGTTCCTCTCATCGTGCTCTCTAAATGAAGACCCTAAGGATCAAATACCAGAGGGGGATGCTTACCAGAGCCCAACACTCATTTACCTCAATACTGTTGCTTCCCTCTATACAGAAGTAGGAGGTACTGGTGGAGGTCAGGGCTTGGGCGGTACTGACCGTGGTATTTATGATCTAAATACTTACACCTCTGATGAAATGATGTTACCTACCCGTGGGGGTGACTGGGATGATGGTGGCCTATGGCGAGACCTATTCCAGCATAAGTGGAGCATCGATAATGATGTTATCAAGGGGTCCTGGGATTATCTGTATCGAGTGATAGGTAAGACCAACATGTCTATTGACAAGCTCAATTCCTTGATAGAAGGAGATCCTGAAAATAAAGATCTCCCGATTTACTTAGCTGAGTTACGTACCTACCGTGCTATGTATTATTCATACCTCTTGGACCTCTTTGGCAACGTGCCATTAGTGATCAAGGGTAGTCAAGAGATTAAGGATGTAAAGCAGTCTAGCCGTAGTGTTCTTTTTGACTTCGTTGTTAAGGAACTACAGGAGTCCGTACCACTTTTAAGTGACGCAAATAGCACAAATACTGGACGTTACTATGGACGAATGACTAAGCCTGTTGCTTACTACTTACTGGCCAAGCTAGCCCTCAATACTCAGGTCTATGCCGATGATAATTGGGCCGATGGTAAAGCGGATGGCGATTACTCATTTTCTATTGAGGGGCAAACCATGAATCCTTGGGAAGCGACTATATATTATGCTGATAAGATTACTGAGCTTGGTTATGTCCTAGAGGATGATTTTAAAGCCAATTTCGCTGTGAATAACGAACAGTCACGTGAGAATATCTTTGTCATCCCTATGGATCCTACCACCTTCTCTGCACGTATGATGTACAGCATCCGTAGCTGGCACTATGAGCATGCCAAGGCTTACGGTTTGGATGGTTGGAATGGAGCTTCAGCAACTAAGGAAGCGATCAATATTTTCCGTAAGGGCAAAGAAGACCCTCGAATGATGATGACCTGGTACACTGGTAAGGTCTTTGATGCGAATGGCAATCCTGTGATGAATGGAGATGAGCAGTTGGAGTATTTTCCAGATGACATTGCTCTGATACTATCAGGCACACCGCATGAAAAGACAGCAGGAGCACGCTGGGCAAAGTATCAAATCGATCCTACAGCTCAGTCAGGTGGTCAGTTAATTCGTAATGATTATGTGCTATTCCGTTATGCTGACATCCTCTTGATGAAGGCTGAAGCACTCGTCCGAAATGGCGGTGTCGGTGATACCGAATTAAATATGGTACGAGCTCGTGTTGGAGCTCCTAATCGAGTGGCTACCCTTCAGAATATTCTGGATGAAAGGATGCTAGAGCTAGCAGGTGAGGGCGTTCGTCGAACAGACCTTATCCGATTTGGGCAGTACACAAAGGCTATCAGTGATAGACCTGCATCTGAGGCAACCCGTACCGTATTCCCAATCCCAGCTGAAGTGATTAATCTTAATCCAGATAATCTAACTCAAAACCCTGGGTATTAA